From the genome of Oryza glaberrima chromosome 1, OglaRS2, whole genome shotgun sequence:
TACAAAGAGCTCAAGATTTTGAGAAATAGTTTGGTAGCTATGTTTTCTaagttttggtttttatttCATCTTCTAGATTCTATAACTACAAATTTTAAATCTGGTTAAAAATCTACTAAACTGTTGGTAGAATCTAAGGACCCCTTTGAATCACGTGAATGGAAAAATAAagcaatagaaaaatataagattatGATAGGATTGTAAATCCAAAACCGAGGATCATAGAACGCAAGAAAAACACAtcaatgatcgtttgattggatcgTATAAAAACGCAGGATTCATATAAAAAAGATAGGCTCCAAGTAAATTTTCCAAGATGTTAGTTCTTattaaatttcctctaaaatctctataggatcgTTTATTTCatagaaatttcaaataatatgatatgatttaatctattatttCAAAGGCCTTCATAGGAAACTTTTAAATagaattgaaatcctccaaagtTTCCATGTTTTTCTTCCAAAAGTTGTTGCTGATAGAATCTCTCTCGAACAGGACATCTCGCGAAGTGTATACTGGCCCACTCCACCCGTTTCGGCCCTAGTTACATCAACGATAGGTACGTGCTAATAAGATCAGTACGGAAAATAGTTGCGGAGGCAGGTAATCTTACATACTGCCCTCTATTAGTTGAAAACGGAGAACATGTACTAATGGCACCCAATCATCAAATTCGCTATTAGCTGCTCTTATCCTCTTTTGCCTACCTACAAGTACTCCACAACAGGAACAATCTCCCCGCTGTTACCAGCTGTGTTGCTTTTGTTACTACTGCTAGTTTTTTAGAGTAGCTAGGGAGAGTGCAGGCAGAGGCAGGGCAGGGGTGGTGAATCGGTAGAGGTCGGCAGCGTGGTAGGCCACGGAGCAGCTGCTCATAGTCACATCTGCATTTCCAATCCAAAAGCAGGAAGCGTGAACGACCGTGCAAAAATGAATGGAGTCAGGAGGCTTGGCGTCCCGTAGATGCAGAACGCCTTTGATGGATGGTTGCAGCGAAGGTGCGTAGTTTGCACTTTGCAGGTGGTTGCTGGGAGGCCATCAGCTGATGTGAAGTCCATTAGTATGACACGGCTGGGGCTTCATGTATGCCATGCATGTCAAGCAACAGAGGGCTGGGGCTCATGTATGCCATGCATTTCAAGCAAGCAACAGAGGCCGAGCCAAACAGCCAATGGTAGCCAAACAGCCATTTTATTGACAACAAGGGTAATGGAGCGATCAATAAAATTGGAACAGAAGGAGCATGGCACTCAGGCTGATGGAGTCATGAATGGATCAGAAAGCAACCAACCAAAGAAAATTTGTTTGGTGATAGAGTGGAACGGATGGGCTGTTTCAGAGTTCGCTGTAACTCCGGACCAGAATACAAGAACGGCTCCCATCAATTATTTCTTCACCAGACAGAAGAACACTGCAAATATGGTTGTTAGTTCCCGCTACTAACAGAAAGATCAATAACAGCCCGCTGTTGGCTCTTAAAAAATAGCCACATCATTTATAGCAGGCAGTATAACTCATGCTTACAATAGAACTACTATAACacaattattttattatctttgtGGGACCCGCCATCTTGCCTTATCtcattctctttcttcctcctacCCCTTCTGTTTCTGTGTTCGTCTTGCCTGTGGCCTGAGCGTGCGGTAGTTGGAGATGGGCACTTGGGCTTGGGCAGATGGCCATGCGACGGATACGGAACTACGGGAGACGCCGGTGGCCGTGTAGAACGAGGGCATCATGCGACGGAcgcgggagacgacgacggctcaacgaccgcggcggcgcggccacggTCGTGGCTGGTGAGGGCCACGACCAAGGCTGAAGCAAGTGATGGTGACAACGTGATGGCAGTGGCCGGATGATGGTCACAGCTGCGGCGAACGCAGCGACGACGACTGCTGCGGCCGCGATGGACGAGAGCCACGGTTGAGGATGCAAGCgatggcaacggcgacggccgggGTAGACGAGGGCCACAGTTGCGGCggacgcggcgacgacgacggctgcggCCGCGGTGGACGAGAGCCACGGCAGAGGATGCAagcgatggcggcggcacgacggcgacggaggcggccaCAGGGGGATGAGGACGCCTGCGGACGCAGGTgagggtggcggcgtcggcggacgcaggcggacgacagcggcggcgccgacggacGCAGGTgagggcgacggcgccgagAGATGCAtttgacggtggcggcgccggcagaTGTTGGCGGATGACAGCGGCGACGCCGAGAGACGCAGGCGGACGAcagtggcggcgtcggcggacgCAGGTGAGGCGGCGACGTCGAGAGACGCaggtgagggcggcggcgccagcggacGACATCGACGGACGCAGGCAACAGCTGTGGCAACGAGGGCGGCATATCCCGACGGATGCGGTCCCACGACCTTGGGCCGTGCGTAGAGCCGGGCGACTAATTAGTCACCCGTTcgttctctctcttccccctctctcctccacgtcACCGAAAAATCCGATGTGGACATCCTATCGTCGTTTATTGTACCCGCTCTAAGGGCATCCACAGTCCATAGGAAATAAACTATTCCATTCAGCCATCTAATaacattgtgcaactagtccatataaAGGAAATAGCAAAAGATATTCATATAcatatggactacccatatgacataaataatattatctatctctacttctctctcttctcctaatgTTACATTGtatccatatacattgtgaggattgctatagttaaagtttattatatgggtcccatctatatagATCACTTTTGtcatatacattggtgatgccccTAAGTGCATCCAAAATATACTacaaaagtagtccataggGAATAAACTATTCCATTCAGCCATCTAGTaacattgtgcaactagtccattaaagaaaatagcaaaagatatccatatgcatatggactacccatatgacataaatattattatctatctctacctctctctcttctcctaatgTTACATTGtatccatatacattgtgaGGATTGCTATAGTTAAAGTTTATTTATATGGGTCCTATCTATATAGACTACTTTTGTCATATATATTGGTGATGCCCTAACACCGGCAATGCTGATATGTTGCGGCTTGTAGCTAGCCTAGGCTTCTAGACTACCCATCTAACAGCACATCTAGACTGTAGTATAAATGAGTACAATGAATACCGACGAAACTAGTGCTGTTCCATTCGGACGGAACTGGAAAGCAAAATTGTGCTGGAAAGAATATTTTGTTACTAGGAAAGAATCAGTGTTACATAGTACAATGCTCTTCAGTTCCCCCAAAGTATACAAGCGGATGCCATGGTAAGTTAATTCATAAATACAAAATGGAAATGTTTTGATTCAGGCAGGTTATAGTGTACGGTAGAAATGTTCCTTGTGATAAGGAGTACCAGTCATGGGCTTCGGTATGAGAAGACAGATTATGTGAAACCAGTATTAGCCTATTTGGTTCTGCAGTTCTGCAAAAACAAACGCTTCGAAAGATCTTTTCCTTTAGAAAAGTCTTTTTTAACTAGAACAGCAAGAACCTTTTGTGGCGGCTGGAGCTTCAGCAACGTTGATCGTAGTTCCTTGCATGGAACGCCCATTTGTAGACGCGGATTCCTGAGCTGCAAGTGCTTTCTTGCTTACAATCTGGTGAATTTCACTCAATACAGTATGGAATGCTTTCTCCACATTAATCGCTTCCAGAGCAGACGTCTCAAGGAAGGAGAGACCTTCTTTCTCAGAGAACGCATGGCCATCTTCCTCGGGGACTGATCGTAGATGGTTTAAGTCAGACTTGTTTCCGACCATCATGACAACAATGTTGGCGTCTGCATGGTCCCGGAGC
Proteins encoded in this window:
- the LOC127760210 gene encoding uncharacterized protein LOC127760210, which codes for MSSAGAAALTCVSRRRRLTCVRRRRHCRPPASLGVAAVIRQHLPAPPPSNASLGAVALTCVRRRRRCRPPASADAATLTCVRRRPHPPVAASVAVVPPPSLASSAVALVHRGRSRRRRRVRRNCGPRLPRPSPLPSLASSTVALVHRGRSSRRRCVRRSCDHHPATAITLSPSLASALVVALTSHDRGRAAAVVEPSSSPASVA
- the LOC127760211 gene encoding ras-related protein Rab2BV-like, giving the protein MAHRVDNEYDYLFKIVLIGDSGVGKSNILSRFTRNEFFLESKSTIGVEFATRTLQIEGKTIKAQIWDTAGQERYRAITSAYYRGAVGALLVFDVTKRQTFDNVQRWLRELRDHADANIVVMMVGNKSDLNHLRSVPEEDGHAFSEKEGLSFLETSALEAINVEKAFHTVLSEIHQIVSKKALAAQESASTNGRSMQGTTINVAEAPAATKGSCCSS